In one window of Dromaius novaehollandiae isolate bDroNov1 chromosome W, bDroNov1.hap1, whole genome shotgun sequence DNA:
- the LOC112987114 gene encoding transmembrane protein 174 — protein MEQNNNVEDFSLNVFSVTPYQPNRSDVLVSDGDKAGATLLFSGVFLGLVGITFTVMGWIKYEGITHLEWTQLLGPILLSVGVTFILIAVCKFNMLTCKSCKERDENTSDIDQMASGQSFVFTGINQPITFHGATVVQYIPPPYPAQEGIAVNPAYLHPVLSCCGAGSPGASPIPTPDSPQFCPAYTLDNPAFTQDENYATYLTADTRTQRSEDSSDEPEESLEDYACDDLSPPRYEEIYPLSS, from the exons ATGGAGCAGAACAACAATGTAGAAGATTTCTCCCTGAATGTATTTTCTGTCACTCCTTATCAGCCTAACAGATCTGATGTCCTGGTGTCAGATGGTGATAAAGCTGGTGCCACTTTGCTCTTTTCaggtgtgtttttggggctggtgGGGATCACATTCACTGTGATGGGATGGATAAAGTATGAAGGCATTACTCACCTGGAATGGACTCAGTTACTAGGGCCTATTCTGCTTTCTGTCGGGGTGACTTTTATTCTGATTGCTGTTTGTAAATTCAACATGCTTACGTGCAAATCCTGtaaagaaagagatgaaaatacATCAGACATTGACCAGATGGCAAGTGGGCAGTCTTTTGTTTTCACTGGAATTAACCAGCCTATAACTTTCCACGGTGCTACAGTGGTACAGTATATTCCTCCACCATACCCAGCCCAGGAAGGCATTGCTGTGAATCCAGCCTACCTTCACCCCGTGCTCAGCTGCTGCGGTGCTGGTTCGCCCGGTGCCTCACCAATTCCTACTCCAGACTCTCCTCAGTTCTGCCCTGCCTACACTCTCGATAACCCAGCTTTTACACAGGACGAGAACTATGCTACTTATCTGACAGCGGACACAAGGACTCAGAG GTCAGAAGATAGTTCTGATGAGCCAGAAGAATCGCTAGAAGACTATGCCTGCGATGACCTGTCCCCTCCCCGTTATGAGGAAATATACCCACTGTCTTCATGA